A genomic window from Candidatus Kouleothrix ribensis includes:
- the fabF gene encoding beta-ketoacyl-ACP synthase II encodes MKTNPTHRVVITGMGAITPLGNSVPAFWEALVAGESGVRLATRYDITDFPYVIAAEVRGFDPRDYMEAKAARRMARFAQFAVAAAGEALRDSALDLERVDRSRVAVDIGTSLGGTANVEEQIQAFVAKGRRRVDAFYLPTFIYNMAACQVAITYGIHGPTSAPVLACATGTYAIGEAARAVHCGDAVVALCGGTDAGVTALNAMAFGVIGAIAPPGDDPARAVRPFDAQRQGTAGGEACGVLVLEQLEHALARGARIYAELAGFGATEDAFHLTAPAPGGEYAALAISRAIEDAELRPEDVDHISAHGTGTPLNDAAETQAIKRVLGDHAYRVSVSGIKAMLGHTAGAAGALAVIGCVKSIETGLVPPTINYATPDPACDLDYVPNSARRQDVRVALANAFGFGGQNAVVLTRRYEE; translated from the coding sequence ATGAAGACCAACCCGACCCATCGGGTCGTCATCACCGGGATGGGCGCAATTACCCCGCTCGGCAATAGCGTGCCGGCCTTCTGGGAGGCCCTGGTCGCCGGCGAGTCGGGTGTGCGCCTGGCCACGCGCTACGATATCACCGACTTCCCATATGTGATCGCCGCCGAGGTGCGTGGCTTCGACCCGCGCGATTATATGGAGGCCAAGGCGGCCCGGCGTATGGCGCGCTTCGCCCAGTTTGCGGTGGCTGCGGCCGGCGAGGCCCTGCGCGACAGCGCGCTCGACCTCGAGCGGGTCGACCGATCGCGTGTGGCCGTCGATATCGGCACCTCGCTGGGCGGCACGGCGAACGTCGAGGAGCAGATCCAGGCGTTTGTGGCCAAGGGGCGCAGGCGCGTCGACGCGTTCTACCTGCCGACATTCATCTACAACATGGCCGCCTGCCAGGTGGCGATCACCTATGGCATTCACGGGCCGACCAGCGCGCCGGTGCTGGCCTGCGCCACCGGCACCTATGCGATCGGCGAGGCCGCGCGCGCGGTGCATTGCGGCGACGCCGTGGTGGCGCTGTGCGGCGGCACCGACGCCGGTGTGACCGCGCTGAACGCCATGGCCTTTGGCGTGATCGGCGCGATTGCGCCGCCCGGCGACGACCCGGCCCGCGCGGTGCGGCCGTTCGACGCCCAGCGCCAGGGCACAGCCGGCGGCGAGGCCTGCGGCGTGCTGGTGCTCGAGCAGCTCGAGCACGCGCTGGCCCGCGGCGCGCGGATCTATGCCGAGCTGGCCGGCTTCGGCGCTACCGAGGATGCCTTCCACCTGACCGCGCCCGCGCCAGGTGGCGAGTATGCCGCGCTGGCAATCAGCCGCGCGATCGAGGATGCCGAGCTGCGGCCTGAGGATGTCGACCATATCAGCGCGCATGGCACCGGCACGCCGCTCAACGATGCGGCCGAGACCCAGGCGATCAAGCGTGTACTCGGCGACCACGCCTACCGCGTGTCGGTCAGCGGCATTAAGGCCATGCTTGGCCACACGGCCGGCGCGGCCGGCGCGCTCGCGGTGATCGGCTGCGTCAAGAGCATCGAGACCGGCCTGGTGCCGCCGACGATCAACTATGCCACGCCCGACCCAGCCTGCGACCTCGATTACGTGCCGAATAGCGCGCGCCGGCAGGATGTGCGCGTGGCGCTTGCTAACGCTTTCGGTTTCGGCGGGCAGAACGCCGTGGTGCTGACACGGCGCTACGAAGAGTGA
- a CDS encoding GNAT family N-acetyltransferase, producing MNSFTTNRVCGQLGQGGIAVATNRQRPVLVRYGTLCDTDMLAAMHRQLSDRTIRLRYGTPRLQHLSDAALCTEMAQALGYNPAGSEMLLGIVREGDASSTVAAMQLVQVPNEPGIAEIAIVVRDDYQREGLGHMLSAMIAVVALERSVRQLRAHMLAENYPVMRLIHSLGVRYSAATRYGETTVLIALNGMSAPHERHML from the coding sequence ATGAATAGCTTTACTACCAATCGCGTCTGTGGGCAGCTTGGGCAAGGTGGCATCGCCGTGGCGACCAACCGGCAGCGCCCGGTGCTGGTGCGCTACGGCACGCTATGCGACACCGATATGCTTGCGGCGATGCACCGGCAGCTTTCGGATCGTACCATCCGGCTACGCTATGGCACGCCGCGCCTGCAGCACCTGAGTGACGCCGCGCTATGCACCGAGATGGCCCAGGCGCTTGGCTACAACCCCGCCGGCTCCGAGATGCTGCTGGGGATTGTGCGCGAGGGCGATGCAAGCAGCACCGTCGCGGCCATGCAGCTGGTGCAGGTGCCAAATGAACCTGGCATCGCCGAGATCGCTATCGTGGTGCGCGACGACTACCAGCGCGAGGGGCTCGGTCACATGCTCAGCGCCATGATCGCAGTCGTGGCGCTCGAGCGCAGCGTGCGGCAGTTGCGCGCCCACATGCTGGCCGAGAACTACCCGGTGATGCGGCTGATCCACAGCCTGGGCGTGCGGTACAGCGCCGCGACGCGCTATGGCGAGACGACGGTGCTAATTGCCTTGAATGGCATGTCAGCTCCGCACGAGCGGCACATGCTGTAG
- a CDS encoding roadblock/LC7 domain-containing protein has protein sequence MASRTEEMVRHLKALQMNTPDIEASAVVSVDGLIMASQLPADVEEDRVSAMSAAMLSLGDRIANELKRGQLDQVFVRGEDGYVVLVSIGEEAVLTALALSRAKLGLVFLEMKRTANELSNLV, from the coding sequence ATGGCTAGCAGAACCGAAGAAATGGTACGGCATCTGAAGGCCTTGCAGATGAATACGCCTGATATTGAAGCATCTGCCGTCGTGAGCGTCGACGGTTTGATTATGGCTTCCCAACTGCCCGCCGATGTCGAGGAAGATCGCGTGTCGGCCATGAGCGCCGCAATGCTTTCACTGGGCGATCGGATCGCAAACGAACTCAAGCGTGGGCAGCTCGATCAGGTATTCGTCCGCGGCGAGGACGGCTATGTCGTCCTGGTATCTATTGGTGAGGAGGCCGTACTCACTGCTCTGGCGCTCAGCCGCGCCAAGCTCGGTCTGGTATTCCTCGAGATGAAGCGCACCGCGAACGAGCTAAGCAACCTCGTCTAG
- a CDS encoding protein kinase, producing the protein MIQSSVQFCSTCGSRAAPRALYCVDCGARLVPTARHARTPRPAGLRVGGRYTLRRLIDIGGNGAVYEAQHDLLGTTHALKETLAADQESAQQFLAEARLLAQLDHPVLVRVTDYFIEPSGAAFLVMDYAAGETLQHKIERPGPAYSVADVIGWLLQLCHALEYLHGYHDPATRRPRPIIHRDIKPLNIILTPEGRIKLLDMGIARVALPGEATTRVARAVTEPFAPIEQYGAGTDQRSDIYALGVTAYVLLTRQLPPSALERVAQPAELKIRVLNRAVPAPVASALERAMMPQAEARFASVEALRRALELGWVAGERLEQAAQTTPSGRLSRDTGLLGAIRRALGGSVPAPSSPAGSAVLPLPAAGLTLAERLVEWRAHDERRGAIEVILALERNGEAAPQLRMTVSISERGKRGKMTFQQITLAEADARAFAGRLADLPRLGARLTADFEFEVGRTSLRGQWPGGRGPLALGLRTLGPRGGVRVCVFPIDRRQVEMLAHELQQGLRRIRAV; encoded by the coding sequence ATGATCCAGTCATCAGTACAATTTTGTAGCACCTGCGGTAGCCGCGCCGCGCCCCGCGCGCTCTACTGCGTCGATTGTGGCGCACGCCTGGTGCCAACCGCACGCCATGCCCGCACGCCGCGCCCGGCGGGGTTGCGCGTGGGGGGGCGCTACACCCTGCGGCGCCTGATCGACATTGGCGGCAACGGCGCGGTGTACGAGGCTCAGCACGATCTGCTCGGCACGACACACGCGCTCAAGGAGACACTGGCTGCCGACCAGGAGTCGGCGCAGCAGTTTCTGGCCGAGGCGCGCCTGCTGGCCCAGCTCGATCACCCGGTGCTGGTGCGTGTCACCGACTACTTCATCGAGCCGTCGGGCGCGGCGTTCCTGGTGATGGACTATGCGGCGGGTGAGACGCTCCAACACAAGATCGAGCGTCCCGGCCCGGCCTATAGTGTCGCCGATGTAATCGGCTGGCTGCTCCAGCTGTGCCACGCGCTCGAGTACCTGCATGGGTATCACGACCCGGCCACGCGCCGGCCCAGGCCAATCATCCACCGCGATATCAAGCCGCTGAACATCATCCTGACGCCCGAGGGGCGGATCAAGCTGCTCGATATGGGCATCGCGCGCGTGGCGCTGCCCGGCGAGGCTACCACACGTGTGGCGCGCGCCGTCACCGAGCCGTTCGCGCCGATCGAGCAGTATGGCGCCGGTACCGACCAGCGCAGTGATATCTATGCGCTTGGCGTCACGGCCTATGTGCTGTTGACGCGCCAGCTGCCACCTTCGGCGCTCGAGCGCGTGGCCCAGCCGGCCGAGCTCAAGATCCGTGTACTCAACCGCGCCGTGCCTGCGCCAGTGGCGAGCGCGCTCGAGCGCGCCATGATGCCGCAGGCCGAAGCGCGCTTTGCCAGCGTCGAGGCGCTGCGCCGTGCGCTCGAGCTTGGCTGGGTAGCCGGCGAGCGGCTCGAGCAGGCTGCCCAGACCACGCCCTCGGGGCGGTTGAGCCGCGACACTGGCCTGCTCGGCGCGATCCGGCGCGCGCTGGGCGGCAGTGTGCCGGCGCCTAGCTCACCGGCCGGCTCGGCCGTGCTGCCACTGCCGGCGGCCGGCCTAACCCTGGCCGAGCGGCTAGTCGAGTGGCGGGCGCACGACGAGCGCCGCGGCGCGATCGAGGTCATCCTGGCGCTCGAGCGCAACGGCGAGGCCGCGCCGCAGCTACGCATGACAGTTAGCATCAGCGAGCGCGGCAAGCGCGGCAAGATGACCTTCCAGCAGATCACGCTGGCCGAGGCCGACGCGCGTGCGTTCGCCGGGCGGCTGGCTGATCTGCCGCGGCTGGGCGCGCGGCTCACCGCCGACTTCGAGTTTGAGGTTGGGCGTACCAGCCTGCGTGGCCAGTGGCCGGGTGGGCGTGGGCCGCTCGCGCTGGGCCTGCGCACGCTCGGGCCGCGCGGCGGCGTGCGCGTGTGCGTATTCCCGATCGACCGGCGCCAGGTCGAAATGCTGGCGCACGAGCTACAGCAGGGGCTCAGGCGCATCCGTGCCGTATAA
- a CDS encoding extracellular solute-binding protein translates to MNPHALRQRSGVTGRPAIAWRALAGLLLMLSLAACTATGGTPATQDPTSAAPAGSTTLVLWHGWSSAARQPLSRLVAQFNQQHPAGRIVLQAIPLASFDSDLRAALAAGSGPHILLIPNAWVGTMAERNTLLPLDDLLPAADRDALLPAARGGAQARGPDGATHLYGLPISFDTQALFYDKRNLLRPPDDTDTLIRNARGLSDPAAPRWGLAINLSLDNTIGYLYAAGGRVFDEQGAVVLGAAGRAGAERWLAWLKQLNDDQQLLARADSSIQIDRELKGGRVLASFDWAHQLSFYRSLWGADLGIAPLPRLAATNQPPQPYVRSDVLAINSRAAAAERRAALDFLAFMGSPAAQAELLKSDLQPARGDLKLGEIGLDAAQLRAAEVFRGQAQQAQPQPNAPARTREIVRRELTLMLRQVLHGDATAADMVSEADQHLREQLPR, encoded by the coding sequence ATGAATCCGCATGCGTTGCGACAACGATCTGGCGTGACCGGCCGGCCGGCGATCGCGTGGCGAGCGCTCGCGGGCCTGCTGCTCATGCTGTCGCTGGCCGCCTGCACGGCCACGGGTGGTACGCCGGCCACACAAGATCCGACCAGCGCGGCCCCGGCCGGCAGCACGACGCTCGTGCTGTGGCATGGCTGGTCGAGCGCGGCACGCCAGCCGCTGAGCCGGCTAGTCGCGCAGTTCAACCAGCAACACCCGGCCGGGCGGATCGTGCTACAGGCCATCCCACTTGCGAGCTTCGATAGCGACCTGCGCGCGGCGCTGGCGGCCGGTAGCGGCCCGCACATCCTGCTCATCCCCAACGCCTGGGTTGGCACCATGGCCGAGCGCAATACCCTGCTGCCGCTCGACGACCTGCTGCCCGCCGCCGACCGCGACGCACTGCTGCCGGCGGCCCGTGGCGGCGCGCAGGCCCGCGGCCCCGACGGCGCCACGCACCTGTATGGCCTGCCGATCAGCTTCGATACTCAAGCGCTCTTCTACGACAAGCGCAACCTGCTGCGCCCGCCCGACGACACCGACACGCTCATCCGCAACGCGCGCGGGCTGAGCGACCCGGCCGCACCGCGCTGGGGCCTGGCGATCAACCTCTCGCTCGACAATACGATCGGCTACCTGTACGCCGCCGGCGGGCGCGTGTTCGACGAGCAGGGCGCGGTGGTGCTTGGTGCGGCCGGCCGGGCCGGCGCCGAGCGCTGGCTGGCCTGGCTCAAACAGCTGAACGACGACCAGCAGCTCCTGGCGCGCGCCGACAGCAGTATTCAGATCGATCGCGAGCTGAAGGGCGGGCGCGTGCTCGCAAGCTTCGACTGGGCACACCAGCTGAGCTTCTACCGCAGCCTGTGGGGCGCCGACCTTGGCATCGCGCCGCTGCCGCGCCTGGCTGCCACCAATCAGCCGCCGCAGCCGTATGTGCGCAGCGATGTGCTGGCGATCAACAGCCGCGCTGCGGCAGCCGAGCGCCGCGCCGCGCTCGACTTTCTAGCGTTTATGGGCAGCCCGGCGGCCCAGGCCGAGCTGCTGAAGAGCGACCTGCAGCCTGCGCGCGGCGACCTCAAGCTAGGCGAGATCGGACTCGACGCGGCCCAGCTGCGCGCGGCCGAGGTGTTTCGCGGCCAGGCGCAGCAGGCCCAGCCCCAGCCCAATGCGCCAGCGCGCACGCGCGAGATCGTGCGCCGCGAGCTGACGCTCATGCTGCGCCAGGTGCTGCATGGCGATGCCACCGCCGCCGACATGGTGTCGGAGGCCGATCAGCACCTGCGCGAACAGCTACCGCGCTGA
- a CDS encoding TetR/AcrR family transcriptional regulator: MGKGEQTREMILARAAPLFNRQGYSGASLADVMRATGLEKGGIYNHFASKDALALAVFEYSVGLVEQRFAQALAGKRHAVERLHAIIEVFGDMFADPPVDGGCPVMNTAIESDDSRPELRARARKAMDDWFTLTRQVVSRGIERGELRPDADPDAVATLVIATLEGATMLGKLYDQPVHVRRAIKHLAWYIDGTLRI; the protein is encoded by the coding sequence ATGGGCAAGGGTGAGCAGACTCGCGAGATGATCCTGGCGCGCGCGGCCCCACTGTTCAATCGGCAGGGCTACTCGGGCGCGTCGCTCGCCGATGTAATGCGTGCGACCGGGCTCGAGAAGGGTGGCATCTACAATCACTTCGCCAGCAAAGATGCCCTGGCGCTGGCGGTGTTCGAGTACTCGGTCGGGCTGGTCGAGCAGCGCTTTGCACAAGCGCTCGCGGGTAAGCGCCATGCAGTCGAGCGGCTCCATGCGATCATTGAGGTGTTCGGCGATATGTTTGCCGACCCGCCGGTGGATGGTGGCTGCCCGGTCATGAACACGGCGATCGAGTCCGACGACAGCCGCCCCGAGCTGCGCGCGCGTGCCCGCAAGGCCATGGACGACTGGTTCACGCTGACGCGGCAGGTGGTGTCGCGCGGTATCGAGCGCGGCGAGCTGCGCCCTGATGCCGACCCCGACGCAGTAGCGACTCTGGTGATCGCGACGCTCGAGGGCGCGACCATGCTCGGCAAACTGTACGATCAGCCCGTGCATGTGCGCCGCGCGATCAAACACCTGGCCTGGTACATCGATGGCACACTCAGAATCTAG
- a CDS encoding N(4)-(beta-N-acetylglucosaminyl)-L-asparaginase, with protein MILIASANGDVGMAAAWEIVRAGGTALDAVEAGTRMVEANPDDHSVGYGGYPNLLGQVELDASIMDGATLRAGAVAALQGYRHPISVARQVLEQLPHVLLAGAGAARFAAELGLAAENLLTEPAELAWRAGLAGRLPDEFRDAQGQLIERMLARATRLATDPERVAGTVNFIAQDRHGHIASAVSTSGWAWKYPGRVGDSPIIGAGNYADDRYGAAACTGWGELAIRAATARSVVLYLKQGYTLDAACREAFRDLGALGLPPEQCIMSMVALDRSGNHCAVSSMPGRTYLYQAEGMAAPEQLPRIVVAA; from the coding sequence ATGATCCTGATCGCATCCGCCAATGGTGACGTCGGCATGGCCGCTGCCTGGGAGATCGTGCGGGCCGGCGGGACGGCGCTCGACGCAGTTGAGGCCGGCACACGCATGGTCGAGGCCAACCCCGACGATCACAGCGTTGGGTATGGCGGCTACCCGAACCTGCTCGGCCAGGTCGAGCTCGACGCGTCGATCATGGATGGGGCGACACTACGCGCCGGCGCGGTGGCGGCGCTACAGGGCTACCGCCACCCGATCAGCGTGGCGCGCCAGGTGCTCGAGCAGCTGCCGCACGTGCTGCTGGCCGGCGCTGGCGCCGCGCGCTTCGCGGCCGAGCTGGGGCTGGCCGCCGAGAACCTGCTAACCGAGCCGGCCGAGCTGGCCTGGCGCGCCGGCCTGGCTGGGCGCCTGCCCGACGAGTTCCGCGACGCGCAAGGCCAGCTGATCGAGCGTATGCTTGCGCGCGCTACCCGCCTGGCCACCGACCCCGAGCGGGTCGCCGGCACCGTCAACTTCATCGCCCAGGATCGCCACGGCCATATCGCGTCGGCCGTGAGCACAAGCGGCTGGGCATGGAAGTATCCCGGCCGGGTAGGCGACTCGCCGATCATCGGGGCTGGCAACTACGCAGACGACCGCTATGGCGCGGCGGCATGCACCGGCTGGGGCGAGCTGGCCATCCGCGCAGCCACCGCGCGCAGCGTAGTGCTGTACTTGAAGCAGGGCTATACGCTCGACGCGGCCTGCCGCGAGGCATTTCGCGATCTGGGTGCGCTGGGCCTGCCACCCGAGCAGTGCATCATGAGCATGGTCGCGCTCGACCGCAGCGGCAATCACTGCGCGGTTAGCAGCATGCCTGGGCGCACCTATCTCTACCAGGCCGAGGGCATGGCCGCGCCCGAGCAGCTGCCGCGCATCGTCGTTGCAGCCTAG